The following coding sequences are from one Microbacterium wangchenii window:
- a CDS encoding FadR/GntR family transcriptional regulator — MEDRSALRAWQVVLEHIETELRAGRVAPGDRLAPERELATQLGVGRSSVREALRVLEVLGLLRTATGSGPTSGAMIVAAPRGGVSALLRLQVAANGFPVDDVVRTRVVLEAAALDELAGDPHRDTASAAAVLDAMDAVGLSPAEFLALDARFHLALVEASGNVVASAMMEGLRTAIESYVLAGATALDDWDGTAERLRTEHRAIVSAIDGGDGATARSLIHAHITRYYDEAGLARLS, encoded by the coding sequence ATGGAAGACCGCTCAGCCCTCCGCGCGTGGCAGGTCGTGCTCGAACACATCGAGACCGAGCTGCGCGCGGGACGCGTGGCACCCGGCGACCGGCTGGCACCCGAGCGGGAACTGGCGACGCAGCTGGGAGTCGGCCGGTCCAGCGTGCGGGAAGCCCTGCGCGTGCTGGAGGTGCTGGGCCTGCTGCGCACCGCGACCGGCTCAGGACCCACCTCCGGCGCGATGATCGTGGCCGCCCCTCGCGGCGGCGTGTCCGCTCTTCTGCGGCTGCAGGTGGCGGCGAACGGCTTCCCCGTCGACGACGTCGTGCGCACGCGCGTCGTGCTGGAGGCCGCGGCGCTGGACGAGCTCGCCGGCGATCCGCACCGGGACACCGCGTCCGCCGCCGCGGTGCTGGACGCGATGGATGCCGTGGGCCTCTCGCCGGCGGAGTTCCTCGCTCTGGACGCCCGCTTCCACCTCGCCCTCGTCGAGGCCTCAGGCAACGTCGTGGCCTCGGCCATGATGGAGGGCCTTCGCACCGCGATCGAGTCGTACGTGCTCGCCGGTGCCACCGCGCTGGACGACTGGGACGGCACCGCAGAGCGGCTCCGGACGGAGCATCGCGCGATCGTCTCGGCCATCGACGGAGGCGACGGCGCGACGGCGCGCAGCCTCATCCACGCCCACATCACCCGGTACTACGACGAGGCGGGCCTCGCCCGCCTCTCCTGA
- a CDS encoding HAD-IIB family hydrolase, giving the protein MPASTPRLVAFDLDDTLAPSKSPIDPRIGDLLIALAERVEVAIISGGQLAQFRSQVVDRLPAASAETLGRVHLMPTCGTQYYRLTGGEIETVYAHSLTDDEKTRALTAVEEEARRLGLWESETWGDILEDRGSQITFSALGQRAPLEAKTAWDPTGAKKNALREAVAARIPDLEVRSGGSTSVDITHRGIDKAYGMTQLAEVTGIPLDDMLFIGDRLDPDGNDYPVLALGVACHAVHGWPDTAAYLDALIPTLPAR; this is encoded by the coding sequence GTGCCCGCATCCACGCCCCGCCTCGTCGCCTTCGACCTCGACGACACCCTCGCGCCCTCGAAGAGCCCGATCGATCCGCGCATCGGCGATCTGCTCATCGCGCTGGCCGAACGGGTCGAGGTCGCGATCATCTCCGGCGGTCAGCTCGCGCAGTTCCGCAGTCAGGTCGTCGATCGCCTGCCGGCGGCCTCCGCCGAGACTCTCGGCCGCGTGCACCTGATGCCCACGTGCGGCACGCAGTACTACCGCCTCACCGGCGGTGAGATCGAGACCGTGTACGCCCACTCACTCACCGACGACGAGAAGACGCGCGCCCTGACCGCCGTGGAGGAGGAAGCCCGCCGCCTCGGTCTGTGGGAGTCGGAGACGTGGGGCGACATCCTGGAGGACCGCGGCTCGCAGATCACGTTCTCCGCCCTCGGCCAGCGTGCTCCGCTGGAGGCCAAGACGGCGTGGGACCCGACGGGCGCCAAGAAGAACGCCCTCCGCGAAGCGGTCGCCGCGCGCATCCCCGATCTCGAGGTCCGCTCCGGCGGTTCGACGTCGGTGGACATCACCCACCGCGGCATCGACAAGGCCTACGGCATGACGCAGCTGGCCGAGGTCACCGGCATCCCCCTCGACGACATGCTGTTCATCGGCGACCGGCTCGACCCGGACGGCAACGACTACCCGGTCCTGGCGCTCGGCGTTGCCTGCCACGCGGTCCACGGGTGGCCCGACACCGCCGCGTACCTCGACGCCCTCATCCCCACGCTCCCCGCGCGCTGA
- a CDS encoding alpha-hydroxy acid oxidase codes for MVTRQLPRPVEIFELMKFKAPELNGKKRRLDGALTIADLRRIAQRRTPKAAFDYTDGAAEGELSLARARQAFEDIEFHPSVLRPAENVDTSTTILGGPSALPFGIAPTGFTRLMQTEGETAGASAAAAAGIPFTLSTLGTTSIEGVRQANPHGRNWFQLYVMRQREISYDLVRRAGEAGFDTLMFTVDTPIAGARLRDKRNGFSIPPQLTLGTIVNAIPRPWWWIDFLTTPKLEFASLTDTGGTVGDLLNAAMDPTISFDDLEVIRSMWPGKIVVKGVQNVEDSVRLIDAGVDGIILSNHGGRQLDRAPIPFHLLPQVVREVGKDATVMIDTGIMNGADIVASVALGAKFTLIGRAYLYGLMAGGRAGVDRAIQILRSEIERTMALLGVASLAELEPGHVTQLARLVPLGQSAPSAASV; via the coding sequence ATGGTCACCCGACAGCTGCCTCGGCCCGTCGAGATCTTCGAGCTGATGAAGTTCAAGGCCCCCGAGCTCAACGGGAAGAAGCGGCGACTCGACGGTGCGCTCACGATCGCCGACCTCCGCCGCATCGCGCAGCGGCGTACACCCAAAGCCGCCTTCGACTACACCGACGGCGCCGCCGAGGGCGAGCTGTCGCTGGCCCGCGCGCGGCAGGCGTTCGAAGACATCGAGTTCCACCCGAGCGTGCTGCGCCCCGCGGAGAACGTCGACACCTCCACCACGATCCTCGGTGGACCCAGCGCGCTGCCCTTCGGCATCGCGCCCACCGGGTTCACGCGCCTCATGCAGACCGAGGGGGAGACGGCGGGGGCCTCGGCGGCGGCGGCCGCGGGCATCCCGTTCACCCTCTCCACGCTGGGGACGACCTCCATCGAGGGCGTGCGCCAGGCCAACCCGCACGGGCGCAACTGGTTCCAGCTGTACGTCATGCGTCAGCGCGAGATCTCCTACGACCTCGTCCGCCGTGCCGGGGAGGCGGGCTTCGACACCCTCATGTTCACCGTCGACACCCCCATCGCCGGCGCGCGCCTGCGCGACAAGCGCAACGGGTTCTCCATCCCGCCGCAGCTGACCCTCGGGACGATCGTGAACGCCATTCCGCGTCCGTGGTGGTGGATCGATTTCCTCACGACGCCCAAGCTCGAGTTCGCCTCCCTCACCGACACCGGCGGTACGGTCGGGGACCTCCTCAACGCGGCGATGGATCCCACCATCAGCTTCGACGACCTCGAGGTCATCCGCTCCATGTGGCCGGGGAAGATCGTCGTCAAGGGCGTGCAGAACGTCGAAGACAGCGTGCGCCTGATCGACGCCGGCGTGGACGGGATCATCCTCTCCAACCACGGCGGCCGGCAGCTCGACCGCGCGCCGATCCCGTTCCACCTCCTGCCGCAGGTCGTCCGCGAAGTGGGCAAGGACGCCACGGTCATGATCGACACGGGCATCATGAACGGCGCCGACATCGTCGCATCCGTCGCCCTCGGCGCGAAGTTCACCCTCATCGGCCGGGCGTACCTGTACGGGCTCATGGCGGGCGGACGCGCGGGCGTGGACCGCGCCATCCAGATCCTGCGCAGCGAGATCGAGCGCACGATGGCGCTGCTCGGAGTCGCCTCGCTCGCCGAGCTGGAGCCGGGTCACGTCACGCAGCTCGCGCGTCTGGTGCCCCTCGGTCAGTCCGCGCCGTCCGCAGCCTCCGTCTGA
- a CDS encoding DUF1295 domain-containing protein: MDPLLIVVLLAAVTCAACWVLSLVTKDTSWVDRIWSIVPVAYVWIFAVAAIVDGRDASRLILMALVVTAWGARLTFNFARKGGYTGMEDYRWAILRSRMSPAVFQVFNLLFIVLYQNALLVLISLPAFMAWQHPTRLTAWDTGLAMLFLAFLVDEFVADQQQWDFHQAKKRAGGTLEPGFVTTGLFRFSRHPNFFFEQAQWWVFYGIGAVAALSAGLGIWGGLVNWTIVGPTLLTVLFIGSTIFTESISASKYPAYADYQRRTSMLVPLPPRRPAVTQHT; the protein is encoded by the coding sequence GTGGATCCGCTCCTGATCGTCGTACTCCTGGCCGCCGTCACCTGCGCGGCGTGCTGGGTGCTGTCCCTCGTCACCAAGGACACCTCGTGGGTCGACCGCATCTGGTCGATCGTCCCGGTCGCGTACGTGTGGATCTTCGCCGTCGCCGCGATCGTCGACGGCCGCGACGCGTCGCGCCTGATCCTGATGGCGCTCGTGGTGACGGCGTGGGGGGCGCGGCTGACCTTCAACTTCGCCCGCAAGGGCGGCTACACCGGCATGGAGGACTACCGCTGGGCGATCCTGCGCTCGCGCATGAGCCCTGCCGTGTTCCAGGTGTTCAATCTGCTGTTCATCGTGCTGTACCAGAACGCGCTGCTGGTGCTCATCTCGCTTCCGGCGTTCATGGCGTGGCAGCATCCGACGCGGTTGACCGCGTGGGATACGGGGCTGGCCATGCTGTTCCTCGCCTTCCTGGTCGACGAGTTCGTCGCCGACCAGCAGCAGTGGGACTTCCATCAGGCCAAGAAGCGGGCGGGCGGCACGTTGGAGCCCGGGTTCGTCACGACGGGCCTCTTCCGCTTCAGCCGGCACCCGAACTTCTTCTTCGAGCAGGCGCAGTGGTGGGTGTTCTACGGCATCGGCGCCGTCGCCGCCCTCTCGGCGGGCCTGGGAATCTGGGGTGGCCTGGTGAACTGGACGATCGTGGGACCGACGCTGCTCACGGTGCTGTTCATCGGCTCGACGATCTTCACGGAGTCGATCAGCGCGTCGAAGTATCCGGCGTACGCCGACTATCAGCGCCGTACGTCGATGCTCGTCCCGCTCCCGCCACGGCGACCTGCCGTGACGCAGCACACCTGA
- the galE gene encoding UDP-glucose 4-epimerase GalE: MRVLLAGGAGYIGAHTAVSLLDAGHEVVLLDDLSGTSAVAAERVAQITGKPAPLVVGDAADREVVEGVFAAHGPIDAIIHLAAFKAVGESTQIPLEYYRNNLDTTFALADVGVRHGIRSFVFSSTGTVYSDPADLPFTEEATTSVDLSNAYSKSKRMNEVVLADLARVNPELNVTVLRYFNPVGAHPSGLIGEDPAGIPNNLMPYVSRVAIGALEEIGIFGDDYDTPDGTGLRDYIHVVDLAEGHVVALEQAKPGYAVYNLGTGTPVSVRELIASFEKAVGRELPARVLPRRPGDVAATYCDPSKAARDLGWRTRLSIDDACRDYWNWQSHNPAGYATAR, encoded by the coding sequence ATGCGAGTACTCCTGGCCGGCGGCGCCGGTTACATCGGCGCGCACACCGCCGTGTCCCTGCTGGATGCCGGTCATGAGGTCGTGCTGCTGGACGATCTGTCGGGCACGAGCGCGGTGGCCGCCGAGCGGGTCGCGCAGATCACCGGCAAGCCCGCGCCTCTGGTGGTGGGGGATGCGGCCGACCGCGAGGTCGTCGAGGGCGTCTTCGCCGCGCACGGCCCGATCGACGCGATCATCCACCTGGCCGCGTTCAAGGCCGTGGGGGAGTCGACGCAGATCCCGCTGGAGTATTACCGCAACAACCTCGACACGACGTTCGCGCTGGCCGACGTCGGTGTCCGCCACGGCATCCGCTCGTTCGTGTTCTCCAGCACCGGCACGGTGTACTCCGACCCCGCCGACCTCCCTTTCACCGAGGAGGCCACCACGAGCGTGGACCTCTCCAACGCCTACAGCAAGTCCAAGCGCATGAACGAGGTCGTCCTCGCCGACCTGGCGCGCGTGAACCCCGAGCTGAACGTCACGGTGCTGCGCTACTTCAACCCGGTCGGCGCGCACCCCAGCGGCCTCATCGGCGAGGATCCGGCAGGGATCCCCAACAACCTGATGCCGTACGTCTCGCGCGTGGCGATCGGGGCGCTGGAGGAGATCGGGATCTTCGGCGACGACTACGACACCCCCGACGGCACCGGCCTGCGGGACTACATCCACGTCGTCGACCTGGCCGAAGGTCACGTCGTGGCCCTCGAGCAGGCGAAGCCGGGATACGCCGTGTACAACCTGGGCACCGGCACCCCGGTGAGCGTGCGGGAGCTCATCGCCTCGTTCGAGAAGGCCGTCGGCCGCGAGCTGCCTGCGCGCGTCCTCCCGCGCCGGCCGGGGGATGTCGCCGCGACCTACTGCGACCCCTCGAAGGCCGCGCGGGACCTGGGCTGGCGCACGCGCCTGTCGATCGACGACGCCTGCCGCGACTACTGGAACTGGCAGAGCCACAACCCCGCCGGGTACGCCACCGCCCGCTGA
- a CDS encoding metallophosphoesterase, which yields MAPGPIAKTTLTALGAVGVVGASAAVWGIGIERYLFTVRYAALRVLPAGASPVRVLHLSDAHMAPWQRRKQQWIAGLADLRPDLIVNTGDNLGHAEGLAGIRAAFAPFAGIPGVFVHGSNDMQAPSPRNPLLYFSGPSKRKPAVQNLDVDALDRYLEDELGWRDLDNTAAALAVGGLRIRAFGVDDAHRDWDDLEATATALAGLGDGDLSLGVTHAPYRRVLDEFTDLGADVLLAGHTHGGQVRIPGSRKALVANCDVPLDQARGLSDWTHDGRTVPLNVSAGIGHSIYAPVRFACRPEVTLLTLLPR from the coding sequence GTGGCGCCCGGCCCCATCGCCAAGACCACCCTCACGGCCCTCGGTGCCGTGGGGGTGGTCGGTGCATCCGCCGCCGTCTGGGGGATCGGGATCGAGCGATACCTGTTCACCGTCCGGTACGCCGCCCTCCGGGTTCTGCCCGCCGGCGCGTCGCCCGTGCGCGTGCTGCACCTCTCCGATGCGCACATGGCGCCCTGGCAGAGGCGCAAGCAGCAGTGGATCGCCGGCCTGGCCGACCTGCGCCCGGACCTCATCGTCAACACGGGTGACAACCTCGGCCACGCGGAGGGCCTTGCCGGCATTCGCGCTGCCTTCGCGCCGTTCGCCGGAATTCCGGGCGTCTTCGTCCACGGCTCCAACGACATGCAGGCCCCGTCTCCACGCAATCCGCTGCTGTACTTCTCCGGCCCGTCCAAGCGGAAGCCGGCGGTGCAGAACCTCGACGTGGACGCCCTCGACCGCTACCTCGAGGACGAGCTGGGCTGGCGCGACCTCGACAACACCGCCGCGGCGCTCGCGGTGGGCGGTCTGCGCATCCGTGCGTTCGGCGTCGATGACGCCCACCGCGACTGGGACGACCTCGAAGCGACCGCCACGGCATTGGCGGGCCTGGGCGACGGCGACCTGTCCCTCGGTGTCACCCACGCGCCCTATCGGCGAGTTCTGGACGAGTTCACCGACCTCGGCGCCGACGTGCTGCTGGCCGGCCACACGCACGGCGGACAGGTGCGGATCCCGGGAAGCCGGAAGGCCCTCGTGGCCAACTGCGACGTCCCGTTGGATCAGGCCCGTGGCCTGAGCGACTGGACCCACGACGGGCGCACCGTGCCGCTGAACGTCAGCGCGGGGATCGGCCACTCGATCTACGCGCCGGTGCGCTTCGCCTGCCGCCCCGAGGTCACGCTCCTCACGCTCCTGCCCCGCTGA